One Halalkalicoccus subterraneus DNA window includes the following coding sequences:
- a CDS encoding HPP family protein yields MVRRRLGTSLYAGFLFTVLGLVAWASGQPFVFPSLGPSAFILAFDRRGERTRTYRIVGSHLIGGIVGLVAYTLLANGVAITTTPAAFSPDGLRLAASGVCSIVLTSWGMIATNTNHAPACATTLIVSLGLLSSTLQVAIIVASVVVLVEVHSVVLALFERVIGE; encoded by the coding sequence ATGGTTCGACGGCGACTGGGGACGAGCCTCTATGCGGGGTTCCTCTTTACGGTCCTCGGGCTCGTTGCATGGGCGAGCGGCCAGCCCTTCGTTTTCCCGAGTCTCGGCCCCTCGGCGTTCATTCTCGCGTTCGATCGCCGCGGCGAGCGCACCAGAACGTATAGAATCGTCGGCAGCCACCTCATCGGCGGGATCGTCGGTCTCGTCGCCTACACCCTCCTCGCCAACGGCGTGGCGATCACGACGACGCCGGCGGCGTTTTCCCCCGACGGGCTGCGCCTCGCCGCCAGCGGCGTCTGCTCGATCGTCCTGACGAGCTGGGGAATGATCGCGACGAACACGAACCACGCGCCGGCGTGTGCGACGACCCTGATCGTCTCGCTGGGGCTCCTCTCCTCGACGCTTCAGGTCGCGATCATCGTCGCGAGCGTCGTCGTGCTCGTCGAGGTACACTCCGTGGTGCTCGCGCTGTTCGAACGGGTGATCGGGGAGTAA